The sequence below is a genomic window from Nostoc flagelliforme CCNUN1.
GCGGTTGTTCGATGCAGTGGCGGCGGCTATCGGTATTTATAGAGAAGAATGTAGCTATGAAGGACAAGCTGCGATCGCAATGGAAGCTATAGTAGATGTAAGCAGCTTAAATAATGATAAAGAAATGCTAATCTATCCTTTTAACTTTAGCATTTCAGATAGTATTTATTGTATAGACCCGCGTCCAATGTGGCAAGCCTTACTCAATGACTTACAGCAGCAGATTTCACAACAAGTTATTGCTGCCAAATTTCACAAAGGTTTAGCTAATGCCATTGTGGAGATGGTCAAATATCTTTCTCAAGAAAATCTGATTTCTCAGGTAGCGCTAACAGGAGGAGTATTTCAAAATTGTATATTGTTAGAGCAAGTTACCAAACGATTACAAACATTGGGGATAAAAGTACTTACTCACAGCTTAGTGCCAGCTAATGACGGCGGGTTATCTTTAGGACAAGCAGTTATTACAGCCGCACAATTCATACATGAGTCTTGATATTTGGCAAACTTGTTCTCAGAAATAATTTTCTCTGCGCTATCTGCGCCTCTGCGGTTAGTTTATCTTAAAAAATAAAAAAATGTGCTTAGGAATTCCCGGACAAATTATAGAAATAACCAACGTTGACCACAAATTAGCCATAGTTAACATTGGTGGTGTTAAGCGCCAAGTAAATATTGCTTGTATTGTAGATGAACAACATCCCCCCGAAGCTTGTATTGGTGATTGGGTGCTAGTACATGTTGGCTTTGCCATGAATCGAATTAACGAACAAGAAGCGGCAGAAACATTACAACTATTCCAAGAACTAGCAGCAGCACAAGCAGGGATTAGTACTTAAATAATAGACTTTTTTTGTTTCACGTAGAGGTGCAGACAAAGAGTTTAATTTCTTTCTTTTTTTCTTCTCTACGAGACGCTGCGCGTAGCTTGCTTTCCCGCAGGGGTACGCGCCCTTCTCTACGAGACGCTATGCGAACACGCCCTTTGCGGTTTGTTAAAAAATACCCCGTAAAGAAAGCGAAATTAACTGATATCCAAAAACTATTTATTAATCCTTATGAAATATGTTGACGAATTCCGCGAACCGGAAAAAGCAGAAACCTTATGCTGCGAAATCACCAAATTATGCAACCAGGTAGAAAAACCCATCAAAATCATGGAAGTATGCGGCGGACATACCCATTCCATTTTTAAATATGGTATTGAAGAAATTTTACCCCAAGCCATTGAGCTAATTCATGGGCCTGGTTGTCCAGTATGCGTTATGCCAAAAGGGAGATTAGATGATGCGATCGCAATCTCCCAAAATCATAACGTCATTTTTGCCACCTTTGGCGACGCAATGCGAGTTCCCGGTTCCAAAACCACTTTACTGCAAGCCAGGGCACAAGGTGCAGACATCCGTATGGTGTACTCTCCCCTAGACAGCCTGCAAATTGCCAAAGATAACCCCGACAAACAAGTAGTCTTCTTCGCATTAGGCTTTGAAACCACAGCCCCCAGCACCGCCTTCACCATTCTGCAAGCAGCAGCCGAAAAAATTCATAACTTTAGTATGTTTTCCAATCACGTCCTCGTGATTCCCGCCCTCAAAGCACTATTAGATAATCCCGACTTACAGCTAGATGGATTTGTTGGGCCAGGCCATGTCAGCATGGTAATTGGCACTGACCCTTATGAATTTATTTCCCAACAATATAATAAGCCAATAGTCGTCTCAGGATTTGAACCCTTAGATATTCTCCAATCAATTTGGATGCTATTGCAACAGCTAGTAGAAAATCGTTGTGAAGTCGAAAACCAATATAACCGAATTGTCCAAAAAAGTGGGAACACAGTAGCACTGCAAGCCATAAATAAAGTTTTCGCAGTGCGAGATAGTTTTGATTGGCGCGGCTTAGGTGATATTCCATATTCAGGATTAAAAATTCAACCTGAATATGCCCAATTTGATGCCGAACTTAAATTTACCATTCCTAACCTCAAAGTAGCCGACCATAAAGCTTGTAAATGTGGAGAAATTCTCAAAGGAGTCTTAAAGCCTTGGGAATGCAAAGTATTCGGTACAGCTTGCACACCAGAAACACCAATCGGTACTTGCATGGTATCTTCCGAAGGCGCTTGTGCAGCCTATTACAAATATGGACGACTCTCCACCATTGCCAAAAGAACAATCACCCAAAAACCAAAAATAACTCAAGAACCTCTCCCCGCCTGCGGCTTCTCCTCAGACTAAATACTCTGCGTACCTCTGCGCTTCCCTCTGCGTCCCTTTGCGTTTAAAAAAATTTAAATATGAATATTTCCCCCACAAACCCAATACAAAATCCCCTATTCCAAAAAATAGAACAAGTCCGCCGTCGCCAAGCTAAAGTGCAAGACACTCATATAACTCTTGCACATGGTAGCGGTGGTAAAGCCATGCGTGATTTAATAGACGATATCTTTGTCAGCAATTTTGATAACCCCATTCTCTCACAACTAGAAGACCAAGCCAGCTTCAACCTAACCCCTCTCCTCCAACAAGGAGACAGACTCGCATTTACAACAGATTCTTATGTTGTAGACCCGTTATTTTTTCCCGGTAGTGATATAGGAGAATTAGCTATAAACGGTACAGTTAATGATTTAGCTGTAAGCGGTGCAAAACCTTTATACCTAACTTGTAGCGTAATTTTAGAAGAAGGATTACCTGTAGAAACCTTGCGCCGTGTTGCAGCCAGCATGAAAGCAGCCGCGAAAGAAGCTGGTGTTCAAATTGTTACTGGTGACACAAAAGTTGTACATCGAGGTGCTGCCGATAAACTCTTTATTAATACTGCTGGTATTGGTATCATCCCGCGAGGAGTTAACATTTCCGCCCAAAATATTAAACCTGGAGATGCAATAATAATTAATGGAGAAATAGGCAATCATGGGACAGCGATTTTAATTGCCCGTGGGGAATTAGCCTTAGACACTAATATTGAAAGTGATTGTCAGCCGTTGCATAGTTTAGTAGAAAATATTCTCCATGCATGTCCTCAAGTTCATGCTATGCGAGATGCTACACGCGGTGGTTTAGCGACAGTATTAAATGAATTTGCCCTCAGTTCAAATGTGGGAATTCGTCTGTACGAAGAATCTATTCCAGTGCGGGAAGAAGTCAACGGAGTTTGTGAAATTCTCGGTTTAGACTCATTGTATTTAGCTAATGAAGGTAAGTTAGTTGTAGTGGTAGCAGCTAAATATGCAAAAACTGTTTTATCAGCTATGAAATTACACCCGGCAGGTAAAGATGCTTGTATTATTGGCGAAGTTATTCCTTCACCCACAGGTATCGTATTGTTAAAAACAGTTTTTGGTGCTGAAAGGATTGTTGATATGCTGGTAGGCGACCAATTGCCACGAATTTGTTAATTTTTAATAGATTTTATAATATGCACGAATTTGGAATTACCCAAAATATTGTGGCAATTGTGACTGAAAATGCCAAAGGCGCAAAAGTGCAACGAGTTTTATTAGAAATTGGCAAACTTTCAGCCATCATGCCGGACGCTATTCGATTTTGTTTTGATATTTGTACTCAAGGCACAGTTTTAGAAGGGGCTACGTTAGAAATTTTAGAAATTCCCGGCTTAGGGCGATGTCGCCAATGCGGTACAGAAATTTATTTAGATAAACCATTTGGAATTTGTAATTGCGGTAGCGTGCAATTAGATTTAATTACTGGTGAAGAATTGAAAATTAAAGAAATAGAAATTGAGGAATTATGTGTGTAACCTGTGGTTGTTCTGATGATGGCGAAGTCAAAATTACAAATCTGGAAACAGATGAAGCTGAACATAATCATACTCACACTTTACCAGATGGAACTGTCATCACTCATTCCCACAATCAGGACACTCATCTAGAAGCGTCTCAAATTCATGCCAAAATACACAACACAACGATATCCTTAGAACAGGATATTTTGGCAAAAAATAATTTAATCGCTGCCCAAAATCGGGGATGGTTTAAAGGTCGAAATATTCTCGCCTTAAATTTAATGAGTTCTCCCGGTGCAGGTAAAACAACTCTTTTGACACGAACTATCAATGATTTAAAGCATCAGTTATCTATTAGTGTCATTGAAGGCGACCAAGAAACTGCTAATGATGCCAAAAAAATTAAAGAAACTGGTTCTAAAGTCATCCAAATAAATACTGGAACAGGCTGTCATTTAGATGCATCAATGATAGACAGGGGTTTACAACAACTGAATCCGCCACTAAATTCAGTTGTGATGATTGAAAATGTCGGAAATTTGGTTTGTCCAGCTTTATTTGATTTGGGAGAACAGGCAAAAGTCGTGATTCTCTCCGTCACAGAGGGAGAAGATAAGCCGATAAAATACCCGCATATATTCCGTGCTAGTGACATCATGATTCTCACGAAAATCGATTTGCTACCTTACCTGCAATTTGATGTTAAAAAGTGCATAGAATATGCTAAAAAAGTAAATTCCAAAATTCAGATTTTTCAGGTTTCCGCAACTACTGGTGC
It includes:
- a CDS encoding HypC/HybG/HupF family hydrogenase formation chaperone, encoding MCLGIPGQIIEITNVDHKLAIVNIGGVKRQVNIACIVDEQHPPEACIGDWVLVHVGFAMNRINEQEAAETLQLFQELAAAQAGIST
- the hypD gene encoding hydrogenase formation protein HypD, which translates into the protein MKYVDEFREPEKAETLCCEITKLCNQVEKPIKIMEVCGGHTHSIFKYGIEEILPQAIELIHGPGCPVCVMPKGRLDDAIAISQNHNVIFATFGDAMRVPGSKTTLLQARAQGADIRMVYSPLDSLQIAKDNPDKQVVFFALGFETTAPSTAFTILQAAAEKIHNFSMFSNHVLVIPALKALLDNPDLQLDGFVGPGHVSMVIGTDPYEFISQQYNKPIVVSGFEPLDILQSIWMLLQQLVENRCEVENQYNRIVQKSGNTVALQAINKVFAVRDSFDWRGLGDIPYSGLKIQPEYAQFDAELKFTIPNLKVADHKACKCGEILKGVLKPWECKVFGTACTPETPIGTCMVSSEGACAAYYKYGRLSTIAKRTITQKPKITQEPLPACGFSSD
- the hypE gene encoding hydrogenase expression/formation protein HypE codes for the protein MNISPTNPIQNPLFQKIEQVRRRQAKVQDTHITLAHGSGGKAMRDLIDDIFVSNFDNPILSQLEDQASFNLTPLLQQGDRLAFTTDSYVVDPLFFPGSDIGELAINGTVNDLAVSGAKPLYLTCSVILEEGLPVETLRRVAASMKAAAKEAGVQIVTGDTKVVHRGAADKLFINTAGIGIIPRGVNISAQNIKPGDAIIINGEIGNHGTAILIARGELALDTNIESDCQPLHSLVENILHACPQVHAMRDATRGGLATVLNEFALSSNVGIRLYEESIPVREEVNGVCEILGLDSLYLANEGKLVVVVAAKYAKTVLSAMKLHPAGKDACIIGEVIPSPTGIVLLKTVFGAERIVDMLVGDQLPRIC
- the hypA gene encoding hydrogenase maturation nickel metallochaperone HypA, whose product is MHEFGITQNIVAIVTENAKGAKVQRVLLEIGKLSAIMPDAIRFCFDICTQGTVLEGATLEILEIPGLGRCRQCGTEIYLDKPFGICNCGSVQLDLITGEELKIKEIEIEELCV
- the hypB gene encoding hydrogenase nickel incorporation protein HypB encodes the protein MCVTCGCSDDGEVKITNLETDEAEHNHTHTLPDGTVITHSHNQDTHLEASQIHAKIHNTTISLEQDILAKNNLIAAQNRGWFKGRNILALNLMSSPGAGKTTLLTRTINDLKHQLSISVIEGDQETANDAKKIKETGSKVIQINTGTGCHLDASMIDRGLQQLNPPLNSVVMIENVGNLVCPALFDLGEQAKVVILSVTEGEDKPIKYPHIFRASDIMILTKIDLLPYLQFDVKKCIEYAKKVNSKIQIFQVSATTGAGLENWYAWLTVSS